One stretch of Paenibacillus sp. FSL R5-0341 DNA includes these proteins:
- a CDS encoding NAD-dependent epimerase/dehydratase family protein encodes MDGAELTGKKVLITGASGFTGRHAVSYFREAGAVVAAVVRRPDVYSFGKGAEVHVCDLNDKQQVRHLIDEVQPDYVLHLAGKNSVPDSWADPLLVLETNVMAVLYLLDALRSCPAARTVIVGSRLKYTPEPGRIPQPPHPYSLSKALEEMVSLSWMSLFGQQIMLAEPGNLIGAGPSTGICSLLARHVVACEQAGKTEAFRLSGRDSTRDFLDVRDAVRAYATLLVQGASGTVYPVVSGVERSLGEIADLLLSMTEAEVPVRWDGASSGPDGAGKQEELSMLRKLGWQPLIPFATSLQDILSDVRAQQGRTTN; translated from the coding sequence ATGGATGGAGCAGAGCTGACAGGCAAGAAAGTACTGATCACAGGCGCCTCGGGATTTACCGGGCGACATGCGGTTTCTTATTTTCGGGAAGCAGGTGCAGTGGTTGCAGCGGTAGTCCGGAGACCGGATGTGTATTCATTCGGTAAAGGCGCCGAAGTCCATGTCTGTGATCTAAATGATAAACAGCAAGTACGTCACCTAATCGACGAGGTGCAGCCAGACTATGTACTGCATCTCGCCGGCAAAAATTCCGTGCCCGATTCGTGGGCAGATCCGCTACTGGTCCTGGAGACCAATGTAATGGCTGTGCTGTATTTACTGGATGCGCTTCGCAGTTGTCCGGCAGCACGAACCGTTATTGTGGGATCAAGGTTAAAATATACGCCGGAACCCGGCCGGATTCCCCAGCCTCCGCACCCGTACAGCCTTAGCAAAGCACTTGAAGAGATGGTGTCTTTGTCTTGGATGTCGCTCTTCGGACAGCAGATCATGCTGGCGGAGCCGGGCAATCTGATCGGTGCCGGTCCTTCGACAGGTATCTGTTCACTGCTTGCGCGCCATGTTGTTGCGTGTGAGCAGGCGGGCAAAACCGAGGCATTCCGTCTGTCCGGACGGGACAGCACCCGTGACTTTCTGGATGTGCGAGATGCGGTCAGAGCATATGCGACCCTCCTGGTACAGGGGGCTAGCGGTACGGTATATCCAGTGGTGTCCGGAGTCGAGCGTAGTCTAGGTGAAATTGCAGATCTGCTGTTGTCCATGACAGAAGCAGAAGTGCCTGTTCGCTGGGATGGCGCATCTTCCGGTCCGGATGGAGCGGGTAAACAGGAGGAATTATCCATGCTGCGCAAGCTTGGCTGGCAGCCGCTGATTCCATTTGCCACATCGCTACAGGATATTCTGAGTGATGTTCGTGCCCAGCAAGGGAGGACGACAAATTGA
- a CDS encoding glycosyltransferase has protein sequence MEPKVSIVIPFYNCAYIEQAVHSAIHQTYPHIEVIVVDDGSTEHVERLHPFMDSIHYIRKENGGTATALNEGIKHATGEYFVWLSSDDVMLLDRVEKQLKFMREVKASFCHGAYHYVNEKSEWLDTVQPEVGSRLEMLQVLLEGCPINGCTVMLEMEAFERFGLFDTDFRYTHDYEMWMRLFPMYELFYYNEPLMCYRLHESMGTKRHFKALVAEMERVQDKHRPTLLNLLHVGGYWK, from the coding sequence ATGGAGCCGAAAGTATCAATCGTCATTCCTTTCTACAATTGTGCTTATATCGAGCAGGCTGTTCACAGCGCCATTCACCAGACGTATCCGCATATTGAAGTGATCGTGGTGGATGATGGGTCAACCGAGCACGTGGAGCGGCTACATCCATTCATGGATTCTATCCACTATATTCGCAAAGAAAACGGTGGAACCGCGACAGCATTGAATGAGGGCATCAAACATGCGACAGGGGAATATTTTGTCTGGCTCAGTTCAGATGATGTAATGCTGCTGGACCGGGTGGAGAAACAACTGAAGTTTATGCGAGAGGTCAAGGCTTCATTCTGTCATGGTGCCTACCATTATGTGAATGAGAAGAGTGAATGGCTGGATACGGTGCAGCCGGAAGTGGGTAGTCGTCTGGAGATGTTGCAGGTACTGCTCGAAGGTTGTCCGATCAACGGCTGTACCGTCATGCTAGAGATGGAGGCATTTGAGCGGTTCGGCTTGTTCGACACTGATTTTCGCTATACCCATGACTATGAGATGTGGATGAGACTGTTTCCGATGTATGAGCTGTTCTATTACAATGAACCTCTGATGTGCTACCGATTGCATGAGTCCATGGGAACCAAACGTCACTTCAAGGCACTGGTTGCCGAGATGGAACGGGTTCAGGATAAGCATCGACCTACGCTGCTCAATCTGCTACATGTTGGTGGGTACTGGAAATAG
- a CDS encoding SDR family oxidoreductase, translated as MKLLILGGNGMAGHILVDYFRRQGVHSVFYTTRDVTDPNGLLLDVNDSFMVDRLVEAVHPDVIINAVGVLNSFADEDKITAYHINGFLPHRLRRVADEIGARLIHISTDCVFSGDRGAYREDDVTDGTSAYAITKALGEVQDEGHLTIRTSIIGPEIRQGGIGLMQWFMSSTGEVGGYTRVFWNGVTTLELAKWVDHYLASSVSGLIHLAHPAPVSKHDLLVLFKQTWDKQDVTIVRDDSMVQDRTLVSTREDVKTDLPDYSTMLKELALWMEQS; from the coding sequence ATGAAACTGCTGATACTTGGTGGGAACGGAATGGCCGGCCATATTCTGGTCGACTATTTCCGCCGTCAAGGTGTACACAGCGTCTTCTACACAACTCGGGATGTCACGGACCCGAATGGTCTGCTCCTGGATGTGAACGACAGCTTCATGGTCGATCGACTGGTAGAAGCGGTGCACCCGGATGTGATTATTAATGCTGTAGGTGTGTTGAACAGCTTCGCAGATGAGGACAAAATCACCGCATATCATATTAATGGTTTCCTGCCGCATCGTCTGCGGCGGGTTGCGGATGAGATTGGTGCACGCCTGATTCATATCAGCACAGATTGTGTGTTCAGCGGGGACAGGGGAGCATACCGGGAAGATGATGTCACGGATGGGACTTCTGCTTACGCCATCACCAAAGCACTTGGTGAAGTTCAGGATGAAGGCCATCTGACGATTCGTACGTCGATCATTGGACCTGAGATTCGGCAGGGTGGCATTGGTCTGATGCAATGGTTTATGTCCAGCACAGGTGAAGTCGGCGGGTATACCCGCGTGTTCTGGAACGGGGTGACCACGCTTGAGCTGGCCAAATGGGTAGACCATTATCTGGCTTCATCCGTTAGTGGTCTCATCCATCTGGCTCATCCGGCTCCGGTCAGCAAGCATGACCTGCTTGTGCTGTTCAAGCAGACTTGGGATAAGCAGGATGTGACGATTGTGCGTGATGACAGCATGGTGCAGGACCGTACGCTGGTATCCACTCGTGAGGATGTGAAGACAGACCTGCCGGATTATTCTACAATGCTGAAGGAGCTGGCATTATGGATGGAGCAGAGCTGA
- a CDS encoding glycosyltransferase family 4 protein yields the protein MKVLFTFYVPSGGVDTLNRLRTAVLKRHGIEAHLLYLNTGSGLQNNSDTPIFTASSDEDIHHLIHTHHYDAIIATSDIAMPGRLRGLGYTGRIIFEAQGLGTRDQALETIQMAVPYLQAHCDAAVLPPTDHLLDMFIHICPWLHRFVIPNMLDTDTFAPILVDTPPYPVLAWVGRLEHNKNWREYLTISSEIIKKNPKARLWLFHDPTLANPEDEVMFRHMLAEYGLEDKIGIFINVPHSQMPAFYSMIAASGGIMLSTSLLEGFGYAVAEAISCGCPVLSTDSDGVRSFITHNKTGKFYPIGNIKAAVSEAKDLMNNKKLREYIRIQGRQHMSLSFSPDRYALSFREMMTALRIFQ from the coding sequence GTGAAAGTATTATTCACGTTTTATGTTCCAAGCGGTGGCGTGGATACGTTAAATCGACTGCGCACCGCGGTTCTGAAACGTCATGGCATTGAAGCGCACCTGCTGTATCTGAACACAGGCTCGGGATTGCAGAACAACAGTGATACGCCCATTTTCACCGCGTCCAGTGACGAGGATATCCATCATTTAATTCATACCCACCATTATGATGCTATCATTGCCACCTCAGACATTGCTATGCCCGGCCGCTTGCGAGGACTTGGTTATACAGGACGAATCATTTTTGAAGCGCAGGGACTCGGCACACGCGATCAGGCTCTGGAAACGATACAGATGGCAGTACCATACCTGCAAGCCCATTGCGATGCAGCCGTTTTGCCGCCCACAGACCATCTACTGGATATGTTCATTCATATCTGCCCTTGGCTGCATCGGTTTGTTATTCCCAATATGCTGGATACGGACACCTTTGCTCCCATCTTGGTGGATACCCCACCCTATCCCGTGCTGGCTTGGGTAGGACGACTCGAACACAACAAAAACTGGCGTGAATATTTAACCATATCCAGTGAAATCATCAAAAAAAATCCGAAAGCCAGACTATGGTTGTTCCACGATCCCACCTTGGCTAACCCTGAAGATGAAGTCATGTTCCGGCACATGCTGGCAGAATACGGACTCGAAGATAAGATTGGTATCTTTATCAATGTTCCCCATTCTCAGATGCCTGCCTTCTATTCCATGATCGCCGCTTCAGGAGGCATCATGTTATCCACTTCCCTGTTGGAAGGATTCGGTTATGCTGTCGCTGAAGCCATCTCTTGTGGCTGCCCGGTACTCAGTACAGACTCCGACGGTGTGCGTTCATTTATCACACATAATAAAACTGGGAAGTTCTATCCGATAGGCAATATCAAGGCAGCTGTCTCCGAAGCAAAGGACCTCATGAACAACAAGAAACTGCGTGAATATATCCGCATTCAGGGCAGACAGCATATGAGCTTGTCTTTCTCACCAGACCGATATGCCCTTTCATTTCGTGAAATGATGACTGCCTTGCGTATTTTTCAATAA
- a CDS encoding glycosyltransferase family 4 protein, with protein MRVLLVTYWELTHMGGIWTYVKQLADRLMALGVEVDIMGTNGANNEIYIRNLNRAFSKDKVWPMLQAKLNPTDLPQFTADSLLAYYELNRYAFEMAAAYLGVDHYDVIHAQDPVAAVAIKRILNRNVPLVTSYHGALAREAFYDAQNSNPQLTLSSYLQSKRGRYFLSLEERSAAQSELILVSSHWIKSTLTELAVPESKFRIIPYAVDLSAYRSLAATKFRQRPPAGKKVIAFTGRLEYIKGVHVLIKALASLKNKRSDWVCWIAGEGNLIDELRAQVTAAGIGADVVFWGKLDNIPSFLRHADIYVQPSLQDTQPFSVTEAQLAGVPVIVSGTAGMPEMVDPGRTGWVVPPQDVDSLRELLHALLEDDVTRKKVGAAAKAWAEENRSLEEMGLRTLQVYQEAIYRGGLTI; from the coding sequence ATGAGAGTTCTGCTCGTTACGTATTGGGAGCTTACACATATGGGTGGGATCTGGACATATGTTAAACAATTGGCCGACAGGCTGATGGCGCTTGGTGTAGAGGTTGATATCATGGGCACGAATGGTGCCAATAACGAAATATATATTCGTAATCTGAATCGTGCTTTCTCCAAGGATAAAGTGTGGCCCATGCTGCAAGCCAAGCTCAACCCAACCGATCTGCCACAATTCACAGCCGACTCTCTTCTTGCTTATTATGAATTGAATAGATATGCCTTCGAGATGGCTGCCGCTTATCTGGGAGTGGACCATTATGACGTCATCCATGCGCAAGATCCGGTAGCCGCCGTAGCGATAAAACGCATTTTGAACCGTAATGTTCCACTCGTTACCAGCTATCATGGAGCTCTTGCACGCGAAGCCTTCTACGATGCTCAAAATTCCAACCCGCAGCTTACCCTATCATCCTATTTGCAATCGAAACGCGGACGTTATTTTCTCTCATTGGAAGAACGGAGTGCGGCACAGTCTGAGCTCATTCTGGTGTCCAGTCACTGGATCAAGAGCACGCTTACAGAGCTTGCGGTTCCCGAATCAAAGTTTCGGATAATCCCCTACGCCGTGGACCTGTCAGCCTACCGTTCATTAGCAGCTACGAAGTTCCGTCAGCGGCCACCTGCAGGCAAAAAAGTCATTGCCTTTACCGGAAGGCTTGAATACATCAAGGGCGTTCATGTGTTGATCAAGGCTTTAGCCAGTCTGAAAAATAAACGTTCCGATTGGGTCTGCTGGATCGCAGGAGAAGGCAACCTGATCGATGAATTGCGGGCACAGGTCACGGCGGCTGGCATTGGAGCAGATGTTGTGTTTTGGGGCAAGCTGGACAATATTCCTTCCTTCCTGCGCCATGCCGACATTTATGTCCAACCCAGCCTGCAGGACACCCAGCCGTTCTCCGTTACGGAAGCGCAACTGGCGGGTGTACCCGTTATTGTCAGTGGTACGGCCGGCATGCCTGAAATGGTTGACCCTGGACGCACGGGGTGGGTCGTGCCTCCGCAGGATGTCGATTCGCTCCGCGAATTGTTGCATGCACTTCTGGAGGATGACGTTACCCGTAAAAAAGTAGGTGCTGCGGCCAAAGCCTGGGCCGAAGAAAACCGCTCACTGGAAGAGATGGGACTTCGTACATTACAAGTCTATCAAGAAGCCATTTACAGAGGAGGACTCACGATATGA
- the wecB gene encoding UDP-N-acetylglucosamine 2-epimerase (non-hydrolyzing) codes for MKIMTVLGTRPEIIRLSLIISKLDQYASKHILVHTGQNFTESLSGLFFKEMGLRAPDYVLQDEAASLGRQLSSMFTQMEDLILQEKPDKLLLLGDTNSALCAVLAERMGVPVIHMEAGNRCFDLDVPEEKNRRVIDAISTINMPYTEQSKKHLVSEGVPSRRIVLTGNPIYEVMQHYDAQVNSSKILKKLKLKSGQYFLVTAHRAENVDHAPHLLEIMKGLNQVAEEHGLRVICSIHPRTAIRIAEHLQLEMNPLVEFHEPFGFFDFVMLERHARCALTDSGTVQEECCIMGVPTVTMRRTTERPETVDCGSNVVSGLDAARIADCVKVMTQMSTDWDCPQGYKATDVSSKVVKFLLGGKMHV; via the coding sequence ATGAAGATCATGACGGTGCTGGGTACGAGACCTGAGATCATTCGACTCAGCCTGATCATTTCCAAGCTGGACCAGTACGCGTCCAAACATATTCTGGTACACACGGGACAGAACTTCACGGAAAGTCTCAGCGGTCTCTTTTTCAAGGAAATGGGTCTGCGCGCACCGGATTACGTTCTCCAGGATGAAGCGGCCTCCCTGGGACGGCAGTTGTCCTCGATGTTTACGCAGATGGAAGATCTGATATTGCAGGAGAAACCCGATAAATTACTGCTGCTCGGTGATACCAATAGCGCATTGTGTGCTGTGCTGGCTGAGCGCATGGGGGTTCCTGTTATTCATATGGAAGCAGGCAATCGTTGCTTCGATCTGGATGTGCCTGAGGAGAAGAATCGCAGGGTTATTGATGCCATCTCCACCATTAATATGCCTTACACGGAACAGAGCAAGAAACATCTGGTTAGCGAAGGGGTACCGAGCAGAAGAATCGTGCTCACGGGCAATCCAATCTATGAAGTGATGCAGCACTATGACGCACAGGTAAACTCCAGCAAAATTCTCAAAAAGTTGAAGCTGAAGTCCGGGCAATATTTTTTGGTTACCGCTCATCGTGCCGAGAATGTCGATCATGCCCCTCATTTGCTGGAGATTATGAAAGGGCTGAATCAGGTTGCAGAGGAACACGGGTTGCGTGTGATCTGCAGCATTCATCCGCGTACAGCGATTCGGATTGCCGAGCATCTGCAGCTGGAGATGAACCCGCTGGTGGAGTTTCACGAGCCGTTTGGATTCTTCGACTTTGTGATGCTCGAACGTCATGCACGTTGTGCACTTACGGATAGCGGTACCGTGCAGGAGGAGTGCTGCATTATGGGTGTGCCGACCGTGACCATGCGTCGAACGACAGAGCGGCCGGAAACGGTGGATTGCGGAAGCAATGTGGTCTCCGGTCTGGATGCGGCACGCATCGCCGATTGTGTAAAAGTCATGACGCAGATGTCTACGGATTGGGACTGTCCGCAAGGCTACAAAGCAACAGATGTATCCAGTAAAGTGGTTAAATTTCTGCTTGGAGGGAAAATGCATGTTTGA
- a CDS encoding polysaccharide biosynthesis protein — protein MFENKRILVTGGTGSWGYELVAQLLPQQPKEIIVYSRNESSQVAMSRDFEDPRLHFRIGDIRDKDALTAACQHVDYVFHLAALKHVPVCEDQPYEALKTNVIGTQNVIEAAIENKVEKVIYISTDKAANPSNFYGMTKAIGEKLIVYANLLHSDTKFVTVRGGNVLGTNGSVVHLFKNQIRQKGQVSITDMSMTRFFLTLKDAITLLFKASVESMGGEIFVMTMPTCKIVDLAEVLIEDSGVENVAIVERGIRPGEKIHEILMSEFESMTTVVYDEQYLVILPTLGIPGLREHYNNCPPVSFNSFSSEHQLMTKEEIREILKRGGFLS, from the coding sequence ATGTTTGAAAATAAGCGTATACTCGTGACTGGCGGTACGGGATCATGGGGTTATGAACTTGTGGCTCAACTGCTGCCCCAGCAGCCTAAAGAAATTATTGTGTATTCCCGGAACGAGTCCAGCCAAGTGGCCATGAGTCGTGATTTTGAAGACCCGCGTCTTCATTTCCGGATTGGAGATATTCGTGACAAGGACGCCTTAACGGCTGCCTGCCAGCATGTGGACTATGTGTTTCATCTGGCTGCACTCAAGCATGTTCCGGTGTGTGAAGACCAGCCGTACGAAGCACTCAAAACCAATGTGATTGGTACACAGAATGTGATCGAGGCGGCTATTGAGAACAAGGTGGAAAAAGTCATCTATATCTCGACTGACAAGGCTGCCAACCCGTCCAACTTCTATGGCATGACAAAGGCCATCGGGGAGAAATTAATCGTATATGCCAACTTGTTGCACAGCGACACCAAGTTTGTTACGGTGCGGGGCGGGAATGTATTGGGAACAAACGGCAGTGTGGTGCATCTGTTCAAGAATCAGATTCGCCAGAAAGGGCAGGTCTCCATCACGGACATGAGCATGACTCGATTCTTTCTTACCCTCAAGGACGCGATCACGCTGCTGTTCAAAGCTTCCGTGGAGAGTATGGGCGGAGAGATTTTTGTCATGACGATGCCAACATGCAAAATCGTGGATCTAGCTGAAGTGTTGATTGAGGATTCCGGCGTGGAGAATGTGGCTATTGTGGAACGTGGTATTCGTCCAGGGGAGAAAATTCATGAAATACTGATGAGTGAATTCGAGAGCATGACTACTGTGGTCTACGATGAGCAATATCTGGTCATTCTCCCGACCCTCGGTATCCCGGGACTGCGTGAACATTACAACAATTGTCCTCCAGTTTCCTTCAACAGCTTCAGTTCCGAACATCAACTGATGACCAAAGAGGAGATTCGTGAAATTCTGAAACGCGGAGGATTTCTGTCATGA
- a CDS encoding DHA2 family efflux MFS transporter permease subunit — MKEQTAVPQEPAEFSIKTIILPLLAIIVGMIMVILDSTVVNVAIPNLVQYFETDLKTIQWTVTGYTLALSAVIPLAGWLTDRFGAKRVFLFTIAMFTLGSVLCSIAQSPEQLIIYRVIQGLGGGMVAPIGMAMVFRLAPPERRGSIMGMLGIPMLLAPALGPVLSGWFIESLSWHWIFLINLPIGIAAFILCIKFLPDTDRGRTPALDLLGMILAPIAFSMLAYGVSEGGTSWTSATTLTGVIVGGVALILFIIVELRHQNPLLELRVFKSSDFSRGIVLAWVSQVALFGAMILIPLYLQQIKGYTALETGLILLPQALASGVGMPLGGRLFDKIGARPLAFVGLGIISGALFILSSITAETGLGLIITALVMMGLGMGLSMMPLNTHVLNAAPRKLVGRVTPLTAAAQQVVVSFAVAGLTGFLTSRIADNTTSAEPTAIVHGLVGGFNDTFFLAACIALFGCLLSLILRKPKPMPEEDLQNGDKPDPAMMMGH; from the coding sequence GTGAAAGAACAAACAGCAGTTCCCCAGGAGCCGGCAGAGTTTTCAATCAAAACAATTATACTGCCACTCCTGGCTATTATCGTCGGAATGATTATGGTTATTCTGGACAGCACGGTCGTGAACGTGGCCATTCCGAATCTTGTTCAATATTTCGAAACGGACCTTAAGACCATCCAATGGACGGTTACGGGTTACACCCTGGCATTGTCTGCGGTTATTCCGCTTGCAGGTTGGTTAACTGACCGTTTTGGTGCCAAAAGAGTATTTCTGTTCACGATTGCCATGTTCACTTTGGGTTCTGTATTATGCTCGATTGCCCAATCGCCTGAGCAATTAATCATTTACCGTGTCATTCAGGGTCTCGGTGGAGGCATGGTTGCTCCAATTGGTATGGCGATGGTCTTTCGTCTGGCTCCTCCTGAGCGAAGAGGCTCCATCATGGGGATGCTAGGAATTCCCATGCTGCTTGCCCCTGCATTGGGTCCGGTGTTGTCCGGGTGGTTTATTGAATCACTGAGCTGGCACTGGATCTTCCTGATTAACTTGCCAATCGGTATTGCGGCTTTCATTCTATGTATCAAGTTCTTGCCTGATACGGATCGTGGACGCACGCCTGCACTGGATCTGCTCGGCATGATTCTGGCGCCAATTGCGTTCTCGATGCTTGCTTACGGTGTGAGTGAGGGTGGAACGAGCTGGACATCTGCAACAACACTTACGGGTGTCATTGTGGGTGGCGTAGCGCTCATTTTGTTCATTATTGTAGAACTACGTCATCAAAATCCATTGCTCGAACTTCGGGTATTCAAATCATCTGACTTCTCACGGGGGATTGTTCTCGCATGGGTGTCCCAAGTGGCGCTGTTCGGTGCGATGATCCTGATCCCGTTATATTTGCAGCAGATCAAAGGGTACACTGCACTGGAAACAGGATTGATTCTGCTTCCACAGGCTTTGGCTTCCGGTGTGGGTATGCCGCTCGGCGGTCGATTGTTTGATAAAATTGGTGCGAGACCTCTGGCCTTCGTGGGTCTGGGAATTATCTCGGGAGCATTGTTTATTCTGTCCTCCATCACGGCAGAGACAGGTCTTGGTCTGATTATAACGGCGCTGGTCATGATGGGTCTGGGTATGGGCTTGTCCATGATGCCGCTCAATACGCATGTATTGAATGCTGCACCGCGCAAGTTGGTTGGACGGGTTACACCGCTTACGGCTGCTGCACAGCAAGTGGTCGTGTCTTTCGCGGTTGCCGGACTTACGGGCTTCCTTACTTCAAGAATTGCAGATAATACAACGAGTGCAGAGCCGACCGCTATCGTTCATGGTTTGGTGGGTGGTTTCAATGATACGTTCTTCCTGGCCGCTTGTATTGCATTGTTCGGATGTTTGCTCAGTTTGATCCTGCGCAAACCAAAACCAATGCCGGAAGAAGACCTTCAAAATGGCGACAAGCCTGATCCTGCAATGATGATGGGACACTAA
- a CDS encoding glycosyltransferase, producing MSPRVSIVIPFYNCPYVPQAIQSALNQTYHDVEIIVVNDGSTRHAELLQPYLPYINVLGKSNGGTASALNHGIRHASGEYVVWLSSDDCLYPDKIRHQLAFMQRENVLVSHTNFHYINEHSAATKLNAGPAPMADLDWLRLFVNGNPVNGCTVMIRKDLFSGVGLFDELLPYTHDLDLWLRILLNGHRFPYLNEPHTAYRWHGGMGSVRHADVIGREASMVWSRYREPLLQRIAALGG from the coding sequence TTGAGTCCAAGAGTGTCCATTGTCATTCCTTTCTATAACTGCCCTTACGTGCCACAGGCAATTCAGAGTGCGCTGAACCAGACGTATCATGATGTGGAGATCATTGTTGTGAACGATGGCTCTACCCGGCATGCGGAGCTGCTTCAGCCTTATCTTCCGTATATAAATGTACTTGGCAAAAGCAATGGTGGTACCGCTTCGGCACTTAATCATGGCATCCGCCATGCCTCAGGTGAATATGTGGTTTGGCTTAGTTCGGATGATTGTCTGTACCCTGATAAAATTCGGCATCAGCTTGCGTTTATGCAACGCGAGAATGTGCTTGTCTCGCATACAAACTTTCATTATATTAATGAACATTCTGCCGCGACCAAGCTGAACGCAGGACCTGCACCGATGGCTGATCTGGATTGGTTGCGATTGTTCGTTAATGGCAATCCGGTGAATGGCTGTACCGTCATGATTCGCAAGGATCTGTTCAGTGGGGTGGGGTTGTTTGATGAGTTGTTGCCTTATACGCATGATTTGGATCTCTGGCTGCGTATTCTTCTGAACGGTCATCGTTTTCCATATCTGAACGAGCCACATACCGCATATCGTTGGCATGGAGGAATGGGATCGGTTCGTCATGCGGATGTCATCGGCAGAGAGGCATCCATGGTATGGTCCAGATATCGCGAACCGTTATTGCAGCGTATAGCGGCGCTTGGCGGGTAG
- a CDS encoding glycosyltransferase family 4 protein produces MSAYRVRAAMAMKPKLMLFSHVCNTRSITGAEKLLLHFMREIGTIFDCVLVVPQEGKLAGLARRFGIQVKICNLPMLHGVYTPYRGIADDAEHLRHTPAYQEAVSLIRETAPDLVLTNTCVNVMPAVVAKSLQIPVIWKITEIIHSNEHTTEAIQMIGRYADWIIGISETAVAPFHEAGMGDKLTVISPTWEPALPAPDRWVHLRERKRKELGFKSSQTCIGYISSFIYDAKGLKPFVDMALKICETHSRCRFWIIGAPSDKKYYDECVSRVKKSGYSRRFTFTTFEENVSLAYTAMDIVVIPSMVKEGFGMTALEGLYFAKPVIAFAQGGLKELMESVGSDAFLAPPGDTEALVTLATTLLNDSDLASDTGWRNRTEAERLYGIETYRTKLHTMVTQWLLRFPGWFTYIQPPNGPVYTWGESGLRTVLALEPATVRALLFPLSVIQALPLSSLPPIALGHDAPGAAARSVAKLIQQGGRTGKRRRKSLAPHTRRDREGLKQASGTGKRKGKPRTTKGPRPHMGKSASRRRKSAKAGRSRVRRKGSNTR; encoded by the coding sequence ATGTCCGCATACAGGGTCCGTGCGGCCATGGCAATGAAACCAAAGCTGATGTTGTTTTCCCATGTGTGCAACACCCGCAGCATTACGGGCGCGGAGAAGCTGCTGCTTCATTTTATGAGGGAGATCGGTACGATCTTTGATTGTGTGCTCGTAGTTCCGCAGGAGGGGAAGCTTGCGGGGCTTGCACGAAGATTCGGCATTCAGGTCAAAATATGCAATCTGCCGATGCTTCACGGTGTGTACACACCTTACCGGGGCATTGCAGATGATGCGGAGCATCTTCGTCATACACCAGCGTATCAGGAGGCGGTCTCCCTGATTCGGGAAACCGCGCCTGATCTGGTGCTAACGAACACCTGCGTCAATGTAATGCCGGCTGTAGTGGCGAAATCGCTTCAGATTCCGGTCATCTGGAAGATCACCGAGATCATTCATTCCAATGAACATACAACCGAGGCGATCCAGATGATTGGCCGTTATGCAGATTGGATTATCGGTATATCCGAGACAGCGGTGGCCCCATTTCATGAAGCTGGCATGGGTGACAAACTGACCGTCATTTCGCCTACTTGGGAACCTGCACTACCCGCACCGGACCGCTGGGTTCATCTGCGTGAGCGCAAGCGCAAGGAACTCGGTTTCAAGTCATCACAGACCTGTATCGGTTATATTTCTTCCTTTATATATGATGCCAAAGGGTTGAAACCTTTTGTAGATATGGCCTTGAAGATCTGTGAAACGCATTCGCGCTGTCGTTTCTGGATCATCGGCGCACCATCGGATAAAAAGTATTACGACGAGTGTGTATCACGGGTGAAGAAATCCGGGTATTCGCGCCGATTTACCTTCACCACATTTGAAGAGAACGTATCTCTGGCGTATACCGCCATGGATATTGTAGTCATTCCGAGCATGGTCAAAGAAGGATTTGGTATGACCGCATTGGAGGGGCTCTACTTTGCCAAACCGGTCATTGCCTTCGCTCAGGGTGGACTGAAGGAATTGATGGAATCCGTAGGCAGTGATGCCTTTCTGGCCCCGCCGGGAGATACCGAAGCGCTGGTTACATTAGCGACAACCTTGCTGAATGATTCCGATCTGGCCTCGGATACGGGGTGGCGCAATCGGACAGAAGCGGAAAGGCTCTACGGGATTGAAACCTACCGAACGAAATTGCATACGATGGTGACACAGTGGTTGTTACGTTTTCCCGGATGGTTTACGTACATCCAGCCTCCGAATGGACCTGTGTACACATGGGGAGAGAGCGGATTACGCACAGTACTGGCTCTGGAACCTGCTACAGTGCGGGCACTCTTATTCCCACTGAGCGTTATCCAGGCGTTGCCGCTTTCCTCATTACCTCCGATTGCATTGGGTCACGATGCTCCGGGTGCAGCGGCTCGCTCCGTTGCAAAGCTCATTCAACAGGGTGGCAGAACGGGGAAACGTCGACGCAAATCACTTGCACCACATACTCGCCGAGACCGTGAGGGCTTGAAACAAGCTTCGGGTACTGGCAAACGTAAGGGGAAACCCCGTACAACGAAGGGACCGCGTCCGCATATGGGAAAATCGGCTAGTCGCAGACGTAAATCTGCCAAGGCGGGACGTAGTCGAGTGAGGCGCAAAGGTTCCAATACAAGATGA